From Topomyia yanbarensis strain Yona2022 chromosome 1, ASM3024719v1, whole genome shotgun sequence, one genomic window encodes:
- the LOC131677750 gene encoding protein C12orf4 homolog, with protein MDPNASKMSDFCYEFKNFDDCTAKLVYPVEIPYPGSTSELAHRIVTERMDPIMKFLRADIELKGALKCFVEKENQRFHDEQDEFLIEKLKNGHIDVDALALNFERIYKEEILEYADRVGPSDDEIFAQSFHQLVHSSVLSEILSKERECAKTITNLTAEMTQQITTMNTLHQEEIEAKMKLLDISVTSENINHILAKQYGMQNMIRRQCESELESTRGHQKYEYRNWITTHIDENFLAESESPTQIGNRWSMISTQGPSMEESFTIHLGSQLKHMHNIRILSTKLSDLCSPLYGENSFGGPNVALGLYSSSLCGIVVLTPSGNVSPDPEIRRNANMSTEFHFDQEDQQIEKIQEDLQKLRDEQDSSDVRLRADRNGARLNPGDVFITRHSNLSHSQVIFHLVSDETFQSPSEINSRHPVILGLRNILKISSRHDVTTLTIPALLRHKMSEDMTVNWCIRRAELVFKCAKGFMIESASWGGAELNTLQLLLPHDISEELFRTLADMVPNVFRVANPKILQ; from the exons ATGGATCCCAACGCAAGTAAAATGTCTGATTTTTGTTACGAGTTTAAAAATTTCGACGACTGTACGGCCAAACTCGTATATCCCGTGGAAATTCCCTATCCGGGCAGTACAAGTGAACTGGCTCATCGAATTGTTACCGAACGGATGGATCCAATAATGAAGTTTTTGCGAGCTGATATAGAGCTTAAAGGAGCACTCAAGTGTTTTGTGGAAAAAGAGAATCAAAGGTTCCACGATGAGCAGGATGAGTTTTTGatcgaaaagttaaaaaatgggcATATCGACGTTGATGCCTTGGcgttaaattttgaaagaatctaCAAAGAAGAGATACTGGAGTACGCTGATCGTGTCGGACCATCGGACGACGAAATATTTGCTCAGAGCTTTCACCAACTAGTGCACTCGTCGGTTCTATCTGAAATTCTGTCCAAAGAGCGAGAGTGTGCCAAAACTATAACAAATCTAACTGCAGAAATGACCCAACAAATCACTACGATGAATACGTTACATCAGGAGGAAATTGAGGCAAAAATGAAGCTATTGGATATATCTGTTACTTCGGAAAATATCAATCATATTTTGGCCAAACAGTACGGCATGCAGAACATGATTCGCAGACAATGCGAATCAGAACTAGAATCAACACGTGGTCATCAGAAATATGAGTATCGTAATTGGATAACAACACACATAGATGAAAACTTTCTAGCGGAGTCGGAGAGTCCAACGCAAATTGGAAATCGTTGGTCAATGATTTCAACTCAAGGTCCATCAATGGAGGAAAGCTTTACCATTCACTTGGGATCTCAACTAAAGCATATGCATAACATTCGTATTTTAAGTACAAAGCTTTCCGATTTGTGCAGTCCATTGTATGGAGAAAATAGCTTTGGAGGTCCGAATGTCGCTTTGGGCCTGTATTCTAGTTCCCTCTGTGGTATTGTAGTGCTCACTCCTTCGGGGAATGTTTCACCGGACCCTGAAATTCGGCGTAATGCTAACATGTCCACAGAATTTCATTTTGACCAGGAAGACCAACAAATTgaaaagattcaagaagatCTCCAGAAACTTCGAGATGAGCAAGATTCTTCCGATGTCAGATTGCGTGCTGACAGGAATGGCGCTCGACTGAATCCAGGAGATGTGTTCATTACACGTCACTCAAACCTTTCCCATTCGCAAGTGATTTTTCATCTCGTCTCGGATGAAACTTTCCAAAGTCCTAGTGAAATCAATTCCCGGCATCCTGTTATTTTGGGGTTGCGTAACATTCTCAAGATATCCAGCCGACACGATGTGACTACACTGACCATTCCTGCCTTGCTAAGGCACAAGATGTCGGAG GATATGACCGTCAACTGGTGTATACGACGAGCCGAGTTAGTGTTCAAGTGTGCTAAAGGATTCATGATCGAATCCGCCAGCTGGGGTGGAGCAGAACTGAACACACTGCAGCTTCTACTGCCGCACGATATATCAGAGGAGCTGTTTCGTACGCTGGCTGACATGGTTCCTAATGTGTTCCGGGTTGCAAATCCAAAGATTTTGCAATGA